Proteins encoded by one window of Castor canadensis chromosome 2, mCasCan1.hap1v2, whole genome shotgun sequence:
- the LOC109678135 gene encoding olfactory receptor 4F4-like: MEEGNQSVVSEFMFQGLCTSKELQIFLFLPFSTICLMTFVDNLFVVVVIITDHHLHSPMYFLLANLSFVDFCLSSVTTPKLTTDLLQDSKTISFGSCMMQILSVHFFGAVEIVTLVMMGYDRYVAICKPLHYSSIMGRQKCIGLVWVSWIIGFLHSIIQVVIILCSPLCGPKVLDSFFCDIPLVAKLACVDTDTFAIVINVNSGIFFILLMISYTYILLTVFLHSKHGASKALSTCTSHIIVVVLFYGPCIFIYLWAINITWVDKFLSMFYIIITPVLNPATYTLRNKEIKNAIKRLVHGLSGRSLASQLA; this comes from the coding sequence atggaagaaggaaaCCAGTCTGTAGTATCTGAGTTTATGTTTCAGGGACTTTGCACCTCAAAAGAACTCCAGATCTTCCTCTTCCTGCCATTTTCTACAATATGCCTGATGACTTTCGTAGACAACCTTTTTGTTGTGGTAGTGATCATCACTGACCACCATCTCCACTCCCCCATGTACTTCCTGTTAGCTAATCTTTCATTTGTTGACTTCTGCCTTTCCTCAGTTACCACCCCTAAACTGACCACAGACCTCCTACAGGACAgtaagaccatttcttttgggaGTTGTATGATGCAGATTCTTAGTGTGCATTTTTTTGGAGCAGTTGAGATTGTGACTCTTGTGATGATGGGTTATGATCgttatgtggccatctgcaaacCACTTCATTACAGCAGTATCATGGGCAGACAGAAGTGCATTGGACTAGTTTGGGTATCTTGGATCATTGGCTTTTTGCATTCCATAATTCAAGTGGTCATAATTTTGTGTTCGCCCCTCTGTGGACCCAAAGTATTGGACAGCTTTTTCTGTGATATTCCGTTGGTGGCAAAATTAGCATGTGTGGATACTGACACATTTGCAATAGTCATAAATGTTAATAGtggtatttttttcattctcttaatgatCTCCTATACCTACATACTATTAACAGTCTTCCTTCACTCTAAACATGGTGCATCAAAGGCACTCTCTACTTGTACATCACACATCATTGTGGTGGTGCTGTTCTATGGACCCTGCATTTTCATCTACCTATGGGCAATCAACATCACATGGGTGGACAAGTTTCTTTCTATGTTTTACATAATAATCACACCTGTCCTGAATCCAGCCACTTATACACTGAGAAATAAAGAGATTAAGAATGCCATAAAGAGGCTGgttcatggcttaagtggtagatcacttgcctcaCAActggcctga